The Corynebacterium comes genome window below encodes:
- a CDS encoding protoglobin domain-containing protein: MSDTPAGYSYDEELPASPVTEDQLNKLLTDVMWSEADVAAIRRAGEILKPRVAELMDVWYGFIGSTPHLVSVFQGADGQPDGDYLAAVRERFERWVVDLCTRDFDARWLAYQEEIALRHHTSKKNRTDNVDSPVPHVPMSHIFALVVPVTLSVRQFLAEDGTDEAEVEAMHQAWFKAVTVTLVLWTRPFAGDLW; encoded by the coding sequence ATGAGCGACACCCCTGCGGGCTACAGCTATGACGAAGAGCTGCCGGCCTCCCCCGTTACTGAAGACCAGCTCAATAAACTACTCACGGACGTCATGTGGTCGGAGGCCGATGTCGCGGCGATCAGGCGTGCAGGTGAGATCCTCAAGCCTCGCGTGGCGGAGCTGATGGACGTCTGGTACGGCTTCATCGGTTCCACTCCGCACCTGGTGTCCGTCTTCCAGGGGGCGGACGGCCAACCGGACGGCGATTATCTCGCTGCGGTGCGGGAACGCTTCGAACGTTGGGTGGTTGACCTGTGCACACGCGACTTCGATGCCCGGTGGCTTGCGTACCAGGAGGAGATCGCGCTCCGGCACCACACGAGCAAGAAGAACCGGACGGACAACGTGGACTCACCGGTCCCCCATGTACCGATGAGCCATATCTTCGCCCTCGTCGTGCCGGTCACGCTGTCGGTGCGGCAGTTCCTGGCCGAGGACGGCACGGACGAGGCCGAGGTGGAGGCCATGCACCAGGCGTGGTTCAAGGCGGTGACGGTCACACTGGTGTTGTGGACACGCCCGTTCGCCGGGGACCTCTGGTAG
- a CDS encoding thioredoxin family protein, translating into MITPLTYDTFDEFIHRDGLVLVNFWSTSCGPCLRFHRIFKAAAEAVPTVSFGDAEVEIQQLLVKDLESSTIPVLLIYRDGELIYRDPTPRPESGTFSTIPDAPRFLDLMYREKEFTAFVRSL; encoded by the coding sequence ATGATCACCCCCCTGACCTACGACACCTTCGACGAGTTCATCCACCGGGACGGGCTGGTCCTGGTCAATTTCTGGTCCACCTCGTGCGGGCCGTGCCTGCGCTTTCACCGGATCTTCAAGGCTGCCGCGGAGGCGGTTCCCACGGTGTCCTTCGGGGACGCCGAGGTGGAGATCCAGCAGCTGCTGGTCAAGGACCTGGAGAGCTCCACCATCCCCGTTCTGCTCATCTACCGGGACGGTGAGTTGATCTACCGGGACCCCACTCCCCGCCCGGAGTCCGGCACCTTCAGCACGATTCCGGACGCCCCGCGGTTCCTCGACCTCATGTACCGCGAGAAGGAGTTCACCGCTTTCGTGCGGAGTCTGTGA
- a CDS encoding YchJ family protein, with translation MRCPCNTGLSYDECCGRYHAGAVAPTAETLMRSRFTAFVTRDAGYLLRTWDPDTRPYDLTLVDLPVQFYRLDVLEVVGGGPLDQEGVVEFEAFYKGSPAGSQRERSTFRRIDGAWFYTAGDVS, from the coding sequence ATGAGGTGCCCCTGCAACACAGGCCTGAGCTACGACGAATGCTGCGGCCGCTACCACGCCGGCGCCGTCGCCCCGACCGCCGAGACACTCATGCGCTCCCGATTCACCGCCTTCGTCACCCGGGACGCCGGGTACCTCCTGCGCACCTGGGATCCCGACACCCGACCCTACGACCTGACCCTGGTGGATCTGCCCGTGCAGTTCTACCGCCTGGACGTACTGGAGGTCGTTGGCGGCGGCCCGCTCGACCAGGAGGGCGTCGTCGAGTTCGAGGCCTTCTACAAGGGATCGCCGGCTGGTTCGCAGCGCGAGCGTTCCACCTTCCGCCGCATCGACGGGGCCTGGTTCTACACCGCCGGAGATGTATCCTGA
- a CDS encoding bifunctional alpha/beta hydrolase/OsmC family protein — protein sequence MKIPSARGTMMAGTIDYPDSPPIAYAVFAHCFTCSRHVPAASRVCKTLAEHGIAALRFDFPGLGQSEGDFGDTTFTTNVDDIVAASRWLADNHEAPQLLLGHSLGGAAALKAATLPEMASIAAVATLGAPFDPAHSVLHFADRVHEAEKEGSVTVTLAGRDINISREFLEDLADNNPEAYLPTLRKPLMLIHSPVDQTVGVDNAQKIFRVTRFPKSLVTMDKVDHLFTRGDSAQQAGHTIARWARPYLRPSHEAPTVGTDEVRSHVAAGTKYGVVLNSRAGELKADLPKTSGGKGLGHSPVDLLMSALAAASTHAIREAATGMKLDDVEVTIINASRNVFERKIALYGDLSDAQRRRLINAARTSPVEAMLAGAKIMDIPA from the coding sequence GTGAAAATTCCCTCCGCACGGGGGACGATGATGGCCGGCACGATCGATTACCCGGACTCCCCGCCCATCGCCTACGCGGTGTTCGCGCACTGTTTCACCTGTTCGCGGCACGTGCCCGCGGCCTCGCGGGTGTGCAAGACGCTCGCCGAGCACGGGATCGCCGCGCTGCGTTTCGATTTCCCCGGCCTCGGCCAGTCAGAAGGTGACTTCGGCGACACCACGTTCACCACCAACGTCGACGACATCGTCGCAGCGAGCAGGTGGCTCGCCGACAACCACGAGGCCCCGCAGCTCCTCCTCGGACACTCCCTCGGCGGAGCCGCCGCCCTCAAGGCCGCGACCCTCCCGGAGATGGCCTCCATCGCGGCCGTCGCCACCCTCGGCGCCCCCTTCGACCCGGCGCACTCCGTCCTCCACTTCGCCGACCGCGTCCACGAAGCCGAGAAGGAGGGCTCCGTCACCGTCACCCTCGCGGGCCGGGACATCAACATCTCCCGCGAATTCCTCGAGGACCTCGCGGACAACAACCCCGAGGCCTACCTGCCCACCCTGCGCAAGCCGCTCATGCTCATCCATTCGCCCGTCGACCAGACCGTCGGCGTGGACAACGCGCAGAAGATCTTCCGGGTGACCCGCTTCCCCAAGTCCCTGGTCACCATGGACAAGGTCGACCACCTGTTCACACGCGGCGACTCCGCCCAACAGGCCGGCCACACCATCGCCAGGTGGGCACGGCCCTATCTCCGCCCCTCCCACGAGGCCCCGACGGTGGGAACCGACGAAGTGAGGTCGCACGTCGCGGCCGGCACCAAATACGGTGTGGTCCTCAACTCCCGCGCAGGCGAGCTCAAGGCCGACCTGCCCAAGACCAGCGGCGGCAAGGGCCTGGGACACTCCCCCGTCGACCTGCTCATGTCCGCGCTCGCCGCAGCCTCCACCCACGCCATCCGGGAGGCCGCCACCGGCATGAAACTCGACGACGTCGAGGTCACCATCATCAACGCCTCCCGCAATGTCTTCGAACGCAAGATCGCCCTCTACGGCGACCTCAGCGACGCCCAGCGCCGCAGGCTCATCAACGCCGCCCGCACCTCCCCCGTCGAGGCCATGCTCGCCGGCGCCAAGATCATGGACATTCCCGCATGA
- the secA2 gene encoding accessory Sec system translocase SecA2, with the protein MAFDWFWRAMGAQSTRNQKRSRAIVEDVGAQTAELTRLDDAALAQRARELAAGGEISDPAAFLALLGVASERTLGLAPFPVQSQAVLRLVEGDVIQMATGEGKTLVGAMAATGFALTGKRVHVITVNDYLAERDAEWMRPLVEFFGLRVASVTEKSDPEERRQAYASDIVYGPVNEIGFDVLRDHQITRREDAVQAPADVALVDEADSVLVDEALVPLVLAGSRPGLETAGQITDVVRHLREREHYTIDDDRRNVFLTDAGADRIEGALGIDSLYDDEHIGTTLVKVNLALHAKALLIRDIHYIVADAKVQLVDASRGRVADLQRWPDGLQAAVEAKEGLDVTEGGRILDTITLQALMRRYPMVCGMTGTAVEATDQLRQFYDLHVSVIDRNKELTRFDEADRIYATIADKNRAIVEEIAHLNSTGQPVLVGTHDVAESEALAEALTDLGIEVNVLNAKNHAEEARIIAEAGDLGRVTVSTQMAGRGTDIRLGGADQADHEAVAELGGLAVIGTSRHRTARLDNQLRGRAGRQGDPGLSVFFVSLQDDVVVSGGAGDSVTAQPDPSGLIDSARIRDWVGHCQRVTEGQLLEIHSQTWKYNQLLADQRVTIDERRARLLDSDQAWRELAERHPERAAELAHLAEATRVQAARDIMLFHLDDEWAEHLAVMDDVRESIHLRAIARETPIDEYHRIAVREFKDLAQRAVDKAAETFATVHIDEDGAHLVDGGLARPSATWTYMVSDNPLAGSGNSVMSGIGNLFR; encoded by the coding sequence GTGGCATTCGACTGGTTCTGGCGGGCGATGGGGGCCCAATCGACCCGTAATCAGAAGCGCAGCCGCGCGATCGTCGAGGACGTCGGCGCGCAGACCGCTGAGCTGACCCGGCTTGACGACGCCGCCCTCGCCCAACGCGCCCGGGAACTCGCCGCAGGCGGTGAGATCTCCGATCCGGCGGCGTTTCTGGCGCTGCTGGGCGTCGCCTCGGAACGGACCCTGGGCCTGGCGCCCTTCCCGGTCCAGTCTCAGGCGGTGCTCCGTCTGGTGGAGGGCGACGTCATCCAGATGGCCACCGGCGAGGGCAAGACCCTGGTCGGCGCGATGGCGGCGACGGGTTTCGCGCTGACGGGTAAGCGCGTCCACGTGATCACGGTGAACGACTACCTCGCGGAGCGTGACGCCGAGTGGATGCGCCCCCTGGTCGAGTTCTTCGGCCTGCGCGTGGCCTCGGTGACGGAGAAATCGGATCCGGAGGAGCGTCGACAAGCGTACGCATCCGACATCGTCTACGGTCCGGTCAACGAGATCGGATTCGACGTCCTGCGTGATCACCAGATCACCCGCCGCGAGGACGCCGTGCAGGCCCCCGCGGATGTGGCGCTGGTCGATGAGGCCGACAGCGTGCTTGTCGACGAAGCCCTCGTCCCCCTGGTCCTGGCAGGAAGCCGCCCCGGACTGGAGACGGCGGGCCAGATCACCGACGTGGTGCGGCACCTGCGGGAGCGGGAGCACTACACCATCGACGACGACCGTCGGAACGTCTTCCTCACCGACGCCGGCGCCGACCGCATCGAGGGTGCCCTGGGCATCGACTCGCTCTACGACGACGAGCACATCGGCACCACCCTGGTGAAGGTGAACCTCGCACTGCACGCCAAGGCGCTGCTCATCCGCGACATCCACTACATCGTCGCCGACGCCAAAGTGCAGCTCGTCGACGCCTCCCGCGGCCGCGTCGCGGACCTGCAGCGCTGGCCCGACGGCCTGCAGGCCGCCGTGGAGGCGAAGGAAGGTCTCGACGTCACCGAGGGGGGCCGTATCCTGGACACCATCACCCTGCAGGCCCTCATGCGCAGGTACCCCATGGTGTGCGGCATGACCGGCACCGCCGTGGAGGCCACTGACCAGCTGCGGCAGTTCTACGACCTGCACGTCTCCGTCATCGACCGGAACAAGGAACTGACGCGTTTCGACGAGGCCGACCGCATCTACGCCACCATCGCAGACAAGAACCGGGCGATCGTCGAGGAGATCGCCCACCTGAACTCCACCGGCCAGCCGGTTCTCGTGGGCACCCACGACGTCGCGGAGTCTGAGGCGCTCGCGGAGGCCCTGACCGATCTGGGCATCGAGGTCAACGTCCTCAACGCCAAGAACCACGCGGAGGAGGCGCGCATCATCGCCGAGGCCGGCGACCTGGGGCGCGTCACCGTGTCCACCCAGATGGCCGGACGCGGCACGGACATCCGCCTGGGCGGGGCCGACCAGGCGGATCACGAGGCCGTCGCGGAGCTGGGTGGTCTGGCGGTGATCGGCACCTCCCGCCACCGCACCGCGCGCCTGGACAACCAGCTGCGCGGACGCGCAGGGCGCCAGGGGGATCCGGGGCTGTCGGTGTTCTTCGTGTCGCTGCAGGACGACGTGGTCGTCTCTGGCGGTGCGGGTGACTCCGTGACCGCCCAGCCCGACCCGAGCGGCCTCATAGATTCAGCGCGGATCCGTGACTGGGTCGGGCACTGCCAGCGCGTCACCGAGGGGCAGCTCCTGGAGATCCACTCCCAGACGTGGAAGTACAACCAGCTGCTCGCTGATCAGCGCGTCACCATCGACGAACGACGCGCCCGGCTGCTCGACAGCGATCAGGCGTGGCGTGAACTCGCGGAACGCCACCCGGAGCGTGCGGCGGAGCTGGCGCACCTGGCTGAGGCCACCCGGGTGCAGGCGGCCCGCGACATCATGCTCTTCCACCTCGATGACGAGTGGGCGGAGCACCTCGCCGTCATGGATGACGTGCGCGAATCCATCCACCTGCGTGCCATCGCCCGCGAAACTCCCATCGATGAGTACCACCGCATCGCGGTGCGCGAGTTCAAGGACCTGGCGCAACGGGCCGTCGACAAGGCGGCGGAGACATTCGCCACCGTCCACATCGACGAGGATGGCGCGCACCTGGTCGACGGGGGCCTCGCGCGACCCTCGGCAACCTGGACCTACATGGTCTCCGACAACCCGCTGGCGGGGTCCGGCAA